The sequence CATGTGCGCCAGACTGTAACCAGGGTGGTGGTGTTGTTGCAAGCATCCCTTACTACTAAACAATAGCCCTGTGGACACCCAATGGCCAGGGCTGCTGTTGTCATTAGTATGTTTGGACTTTTAGTTGTGGCTAAACGCTAGAGGGTACTCCCAAGTTTTCTGGTAAGAAGGGTATAATCCTAGTTAATGTTAAATTTAGTGTACCAAATTCAAGTCGTGATTTGCTTGAGCTTCAATATTTGGCTATATGAACAAATCTCTTTACTTTTAAGAAGCTTCAACTTAGGTGTCACACAGGTATTCCTTTTCAGAACTCATGTCGTTATCTTGGCCTTGGAGAGTGAAATGGTGTAACCTAAAATTTCAGCTACTGTCATTGATCTCTTAATCAACTTACCTAGACACATAATTCAGAGAGTGTCTGTTTGAGCTTCCAGATGCATTGGACAGGATCCAGGTTCTCAAGCGGACCTTGTCTGTTAGGCCCTATCACCAGAATTAGCCTAGTGTGTAGCCCTGCTGGAGAATCTCTCAGCAGCCCAGTTTTGAACCTGGGACTCGTAATTAGTGCTGGTTAGCATTTGAGCCCTGAGCATTACCAGCTCAAAATAGGGAAAAAGTATAACAAAACATAATTTTTATGTCTGATATGGGAGGATTCCAACTTCCTCCTCACTTTTATCATTTTCAAGCGTATTGCAGTCATACTCGATTACAAGGGAATCAGCATAACCTGATCTTACATTTTGTCTTGGAACTGTAGAATGTGACAGCACTTCAAGGTGTCAattgtttgattttcttttttcctttttcataACCACTTTTATGCTGTCTCGTCCTCTCATGTGCGCTGCTGTTGCATGTAACTCTTTGTAAATTAGCAAAGCAATACAATGTTCTTACTTTATGCATTTCTCCAACAATGCAGGCCTGTTTATCGTACAATTGTTTAATTTCTTTACTTTTTTACAATCACTTTTATGCTGTCTCATCTTTCATGTGCTCCACAATTGCATTAACTCTTTGTAAATAAGCAAAGCAATAAAATTCTCTTACTTACGTATTTCTCCAATAATGCAGGCCTCTTTATTGCTCACTTGTTGTCAAGTTGTAGATAGATCTGCTTTGGAAATGGTATAATTTCCATTTGCTTGGTTGTTGAAATGCTTCATCCTGATACCGATCACTCTCACAGTAATAGAAGTTGATGATTTTAATCCAACGATTGTTCAGCTATGGAAATTGCAAATGTTGCCATGGAATGTGTTGATTCCGCATGTATGACTCCAATTCTAGGTTGGCAGAGTCCTAGAATTTCTTTCTGTCAAGATATTACAGGTGACAGATTTTCATTAGAGAGGAGGAGAAGGGAAGAAGTAGTTAATTATTCAACAGATTTCGAGTTCTGTATGTTACAAAGTGATGCAGATCCAACCATTTTTGGTCAAACAATGCTCACAGCTGATGAATTGTTTCTCAATGGCAAGCTTCTACCTCTGCATATTCCTCCACAGATTCTTCATCAGGAAATGGATGATGCCACACCTAATGCTGCTGCTGAGCCAGAACCAAAGCCAGAGACCAAAATTGAAACTACAGAAACTATTCAGATTGTGAACCTAGAGGATGCAAAATCATCTGCAGAGTTTGGTTCAAATAAGGTACCTGTTTCACCGAGATCCCCTAAGCTCAGTCACAGATGGAAAGAGATTTTCAAGATTGGCAAGCTTCAGGTATCAACGTCAAGGGAGGATGAGCATCAGGAAACCAAGAAAGGGGCAAAGAAGGAAAGCTATAAATCTGGTTTTGCATTGAAGCAGCCCCTGTCACCAAGATCCAtatggcccttctctaggagtagTTCAGCAGGGGATGCAAAAGTCAACAGTGCATACTGTTCCTTAGCGTCTTCCAGGAGCAATTCAGCCGGAGATAGTAATTATAAGCCCAAAGCAAGCAGTGCACCATGTTCACGAAGTAACTCAGGTggtgattccaaattgaaagcacGAAATGCTTCGAGTTCCAAAATTCACACCGATTTCAATACAAAACCTGTAAGAATGTTTTCTAATTCTATTACTTCATCATTATCGTCCAACAGTGTTGCATCAGAACCAGTAGATTTTAGTGTAGCTTCAACACAGCAAGAAACTTGCCCCCTTCCAAGTTCAGGCATTCCTCCAGTATCTACCACTGAAGAGTCTAAGAAAAGCCTAGAATCAATGTCTAAGCTTGGTGTGGTGAGTGATGTTGGCTCACCTGAACGGACAAATCCTTGGAGCGCTAAGAAAAAGAATGGTCGTACAAAATCAAAGGAGAAAAGGTCCCCAAACAAAACCTCTACAGATGGAGTCCAAGGATCAATTTCGACAAGAAATAAGGGATGTGCAAGCCCAGGAAGGACTCTCAGAACACGGAGTCCTTCAGGAAATTATGGAAGAGGAAGTCCGGTTAGGATCATTGGGCGGTCAGGGACAATTAATGGAAGCCCAGGAAGAGTTGGATCGGGTAAATTcatgatcaagaaccttgaaagatgCACAGCCAACTCCAATAAATCAGTAAAGTCACAGGATTCTGTTTGGCCAGGAAGACAGAAGGAAGTGCTGAATACAACGGATAGGGGTGGTTCATATTCCAATGGTGTGAGAGTGCTGAATGTGCCTGTATGCATGACTCATCCTAGGTTAGGTAGGGCGTCTAATAACAGACTTTTTAACTTCAGGTCATTGTTTGCCAGAAAGGAGAAAGAATGTTCTCTTGTGAACTGATTTCACAGTTTGGGACACACGATAAGTTCTGTGAAAGGGTTTTATAGAGGTCACATAAAAATGTGAATGCAGGGCTTGCAATGCATAGAATTAACTTCATGCATTTCTTTTACAGGTTGAATTTGAGTGTTTCGACATGTCTAAGGTCCTACCTACTGTTTATTGAAATTGAGTCTTTTACTGATGTTGGCATTCTATAGCTTCAATTACTTCTACAAGTATCCCAACTTGTACATATACTCACATGGAAACTATTTCAGAAATTCCATGAAGTACTCATTACTGTCAGTTTTGTTGTTCTTTCATAAAGCACAAATATGAGATTTCTATGTAAATAGAGGGCTTGGATATTTAGTCTACTCCAAGCATCTTGCTATGGGTTTTGAAACAGAGTAATCAAAGAGCTTGGACATTTAGTTCACTCCAAGCATCCAGCTATTGGTCTTAAAACAGAGTAACCAGAGGTCTTGGATATTCAGTCCACTCCAAGCATCTTTATATGGGTCTTATAGAAACAGAGTCTCAGCTGAACTGCAGATATTATTTTCCACTTGCATGCTAATCTTTATTTCAAATAATATTAGTGCATTAGTAGAACTGCTGCATTTTTGTTTGTTATTCTACACATGAGAGATCTGGTGTGACAAGCAGCGAGCAACTCTAGGCTGTAGATGTTTTACAGAAGATGTAACAAGTCTGGTATTTGGGTATAtatttattattgtaattaaccgATTTGATTCGAGAATTATATGAATGCCATGTACTGATTCTTGTTTTGTAAGTTATCCTCTGTGTGTAAGGATAGCCAGAAAACCTTGGAAAATTTTAGGATGAAAATTTTCATGGGTATAGAAGAGTTGGTAAATCTTTCCACTTAATAAAATATGTTACAGGTCAATTATGAGGAAGGAATCTTCCCACTTAATATATTAAGTTACAGGTCAATTATGAGGAATGAATCTTTCCACTTAATAAAATAAGTTACAGGTCAATTATGAGGAATGTTACAGAATTTACTGTTAATGCAAGTATATTTGACAAGTGAAATTTATATGAAAATTTAGGAGAATGTGTCAAAAAGTTATCAATTCAccattataaattttatttattaaaaaaaaatcaattgtcaAAGAGTAGCCCATAAAACAGACCTTCCAGCAAACTAGGGTTTATTAGAAGATTAAACTCATTATATAGGTGTAATTGTAGCCCATAAAACAGATCTTCCAGCAAACTAGAGTTTATTAGAAGATTACATTTCTTATATAGGTCTAATGGTGAAACTCGCAAGCGTGAAAGTTGCAGGATTGATTAAAATTGGCATATAATATCAATCTTATATTATTTAATGACTGACAATATCAGGGCTTATTTCTGGAACTTAAATTCATATCAGGGCTTATTTCTGGAACTTAAATTCATATCAGGGCTTATTTCTTACATGACTTAGGTTAGGTAGGTTGAGTTTGAGTTTGTTGCACAATTTGTGAGATTTAAGTCGatgtttttaaatttcaaattttaagatGGTGTTGAGCTAAGTTTTTGGACTAATTGTTATGTATCAATCCAAGGAACAAAAAATTTTCACTTATAATTAGAGTTGTATTTAAGGACTAATTTTAATTCActtaaaataaaaatgtaaaattaTTGAATAGCTTTCATTCTTACTGACACAATTATTTAAAGAGCATGAGTAAAGCATTCATTATTGCTTACAATTAGAGTTGTATTTAAAGATTAATTCTAATTCACTTCAAGAATCCTGCAAAATGATTGACAACTCTTATTATTATTGATAATCATTTAAAGAACATGAGCAAAGCATTCATTATTGCTTACAATTAAAATTGTTGTATTTAAGGATTAATTTTAATTCACTTCAAAAAACGTGTAAAATTATTGATTAGCTCTCATTCTTAGTGACATAATCATTTAAAGAACATGAACAAAACATTCATtattgttggaaataagccacacttgaACCAACGATAGCCTGGCCATGAGGGACCAGTAGCACAGTTGGTAGAGCACTCTTGCAGCAAATGGATGGTCCCAcattcaagtcctagctggtccaaaTGAGCAGCAActcaacaagtggtatcaaagttaaGGCTAAGAGCCCCAAGCACCTGTAGTGTGGCTTAAGgagggtgttggaaataagccacacccagaacAATGATGGGCTTGCGATGAGGGGCTTACAGGGTAGCGAACTCCAGCACCAAATGATTGTCTTATAAGGCATACTCTTCATGACTGGTTATTTCCTTTGatctttttaaaaataatttgaatttGTTTAAGCAAAGGTTTGATTAGAAGAGAACAAAAGCTAACAAGTGAGAAGAAATACTTAGATAACAAGTTTTCTAAAGACATTCCTTTACATTGTTGGTCAACTATTGCTAGTCATAGAGCCCAAACTTGGTAATACTTAGGTAACAAGTTTTCTAAAGACATTCCTTTACATTGTTGGTCAACTATTGCTAGTCATAAAGCCCAAACTTGGTAATACTTAGGTAACAAGTTTTCTAAAGACATTCCTTTATATTGTTGGTCAACTATTGCTAGTAATAGAGCAGTGGATTAGCGTTAGGTTTGTATTCACATAAATGAACTAAACATTTTGACAGAGCTTCTTAGTTAGGAGATTGTGTTGTAATATATCCTTTTTATTTTCAAATGTAATTAAATTAACAGCAACATTAGGTTTGTCCAAGTCAATAGCAATTCTAAAATTAAGTGTtgtttcatttatttcaactacacATTATCTTCAATAGGTTATTTATCCAttgcatttttttaaattttactttTTATCTAGGATATCTCTACaaagattatttaaatatttttttgttccACTACAAGTTTATCCTTAGGACTTATCCTTCTACATTAAGGTTTtagatctaaatattttttttattttacattagagttttagtttgaaattttttattttatttaaaatttgatagtggTTTCAATCAAGCCCTTTTTCTTATGTTCCATAAGTATAAATTGATTAGAGTGGGTTTTCATTGTTTGATACCAATGTAGTTTCTAACCATCCAATCTTATGCACATTTTATCATCATTGTTAGATCATTTATGATGGATTATCATAAATCCTTACAATTAACCTCTATATGTgcatgccttgttgattttaaaatgtttttatgaTTTGTGCATCTAATCCTTTTATCCTTGATGCTCTAATGTTTTTTCATACTATGGAATGGGATACATTGTTTTCTAGGGAAGCATTGTTCCTTCATGTATGTGTTTCTTTGTCCATATAGTTAGTCATTTTCAATATCTTGAATTCTCACTTCACTTGTTGACGATCTTCATAATGATCACATCTTTCGTATAATTGGTAGTAGTGATACATACGATGTTGTTTTCACTTTGATTGCTTGAACCTTGTTACATCTTTTATATTTATGATGTTGTCAAACCTAGAAATTCTTTTCCTACTACATTCATGATGACTTTCATCTATGTCTTTCTTGATTCTTCCTTCCTTAAGGAGCCTAGTACTATGCACTTGACAATTAGCACGTTTCACCTTCCCTTACATATGATGATGCATCTTAATTACGCCAAGAGGCATATTACACTCAAATATGGATGTTAAAATGTTTGTAAATAAAAACTAAAAGCATTTAATTTGATGTGCTTGTGAGTGTCAATGAAACTAAATTAAAtaaccaaaattaaattaaataattcatattaagTACATGTCATTTAAACTCAATTtccataataaattaaataaaattaaagctacttaaaatttaagaattgtttacgaaaagaaataaaataaattaacttaaatcaaaaaatatattaaattaagttAATTAGCTTTAATTATTTATGTTATTGTGAATgtcaatgaattaaattaaataatttaaatcaagtGCAAGtcatttaaattcaatttttatgcTGCATTTAGATGAAATTAAAGGTAAtcaaaattaaagaattgtttaagaattaaaaaattaaattaaataacttaaattaaattaaattaaattaaataagttaaatcaaaataaataactTATGAATAAAATTAAAGCTAATTAAAATTTAGGAAttgtttaagaattaaaaaattaaataaaataacttaagttaaattaaattaaattaaataacttacatgaattaaattaaataactaaaattaaattaaattaaataactaaaattaaattaaattaaataattaaattatttttaatataacaaCTTTTCAATTTATTTCTCAATTTTTTTACTATACATTAGTAGTTTACAACTTATTTACTATTTAAATTATCTGTGTAAGAGCCTTGATGTACAAGAAATATTTTTGATGGTGTCATTTATGCGCTAATAGTATGAGTTGGattgaaatttcaaaaataaatattttttaaaactatTGCTTCCCACCCCACATTGTTGATGGGAGAGAAATGCAAACATACACATAAAATAGAATGGTAGTTGCTTTGAAATGCAACACTAAGATGAAGAGAATTGGATGCAAAGCATGCATGCTTGATATAGGCCACTATTATTGAATTGTATGGGTGATTCtatttgttgtcaattgacactcatctggtgatttcagGTGACATCTGGTAGTTGCATATTggtctagggttttcattgatggcaactctttgtGGTGATTCGATCCGGTAGTTGTGATTCATCTTATCAGGAAGTTGGTGTTAACCAGTAAAACAGGGTATTTCGGTAACATGTTGGTCCAAAATGATTTCCGATGATTGCgatgtttttggtgattttttttgtgatcttgatgatagggaagacctttgggaagcatgtgattataatcttttggtctggtgctatgttttgttcgagattgaagccgactttgAGCTATACGTTAAATCTCTTGAAGTTGACacgaaggagattgcttttgtgttatgaccagatatataagattgatttggcgattgattttcggtatgttagagatgtggtgatatgttttggtgcgattgagcgcagtttcacgtgtgcatttttctttcaaaccaactggtagctgactgagatagaaatagagtattCAGCAGAGCAGAGACAGTCAGAGATTCaacacttaaccagaactcatttttgcatagtcagatgctaattaagagttcattcattgtatttactcattgtaatcaaattgtaagttagtgagacttccctaaacattgtagccttctgggcaactttatttgagtagtgagctctaggcagtgagcctaaaagcaagtgcattccccatctatgtaatatttatgtacttctagccatagtatatgaatattgtgggttccatccccaccgtggtttttccctttctgggtttccacgtaaaaattctggtgttgtggatttgtgtattctttgtttcaTGTTTATGTTATTTTCTATTACACATTGTTaaccgatggataaagaataagtttgtggttttaacttttggtagatcattgattcaccccccctctcactgatctttgattctaacaattggtatcagatcctagttcctctgaggaagcttaattgcttgaggaagacctgggagattgattcaatggattccggtttttagagacaactcaatgtggcacttgaggatcttgatgtagccaGAAGTGAGGTTTGTACCTTAAAGAAGAACTTGAATGatgttgatgaattcattagtgagataAAGGATTGAGCAAGTATCTGTAGAGAAAAGAGTAAataattaatggacaagttgaaggagaaagaagatcagatcatggaattccaagacaaagttgatgaggttaacaagcttgagagagagaatgttgatttgaagaatgagatgcaatccattgcgATGAGACCAACTAAAGAAATTGAGGATCAAAAGAACAATGAAGAGAATCTAGcaaaatcattgaaggaaagagttgatgaatgcttcaggcttacctatgagaatgatcagttgaagcttaaACTggcacaatcaaggaataatggtcaagaacttgaaagacaggttgctaccttgagggatgaacttgctactgccaatgaatacaaagacaaattcaaagctagttcaacaagacttgatgagatgctaaAGAGTCAGAGATATGGAAAGGATATgtgaggtctaggatttgagaaaggtgaatccttcggatctagacaaggcaatgctaaacctgatcagaagaagagaaataatcctttggtaagacaacctaatgctcataaattcaatggtagatgatttAGTTGCAAAAACtttggtcatatggcgagtcagtgcagaagtaggatgaataatggtatgatgaacaacatgaataatgttcctacctttactagtCAGTGTTTCatgtgcaataattttggacacaagtcaaatgtgtgtagagcagtaatgaataactttcagaacaaaagatgctattcttgtaaaatgtttggacatatttctaaatagTGCAAGACAAGATagaatcagatgaacttcaaacctatgaagaataatgttgtttgtcgagcatgcaacaaaaccaatcacattgcaaagtactgcagaaaCAAGAACAATTCTCTGGTAGACAAGGACAAATTGGATGAGAAAGGAAAAGCGAAGGTAGAAGAGATaaaggagaagcatgagaagatgtgggtgagaaaggatgaatccagAGCTGACAACGGGTCTGCACCCGACTCCAGTGCAAAATCTTCAACCgacaactagggctttatgccttagggggagcttttcatgcagattctaagaaccccctcttccgTGGTCTGCAATCGATTTTGGAAGGTTGCAGAGGGATTGAATCATATGTGCAGATGATATCCATAAGTTTCTAAAGGATCTTGTGCTCTAAtatgaaatttcatgaagatcatgatGACCGGTTGCTGCATTTATTTaagtgaaaaattaggtttttgaagaataaaagtgcatttcaagacttcatttgtcacaatgcgatcaagtgAGTAAGAGCAGTTTGAGGGCAAGCAACTTGGCAACCTCAACAATGATTTCAACAACTTTTGAGTGAATTCTAGCGCCCGGTTGTGAAGCAAGGTACTTATCTATTTAGATTTTTAGCTTTTTGCAAACCCTAGGATTCGAAGTGGCTTTAGTTTTTGGTATTGCAACTCTTTTGGTGGTTGAGATCAAGGACATGGATCATCTAGTCTTCAAGAAACATCTATTCAAATCGGTCGAGGATGATCCGATAGATGCATTCTCATCTGTGCCCTATGGTGTGCTGCATAATGATGATATTAGGGCCTACATTCACTATGACCTTGAGGAGCTTGGGAATGTCGATATGTTGGACCTTTACAACAAGCATCTGGCTGACAATTTGGGAATTCTAAAACCCGAATATAAGGAGTTGCATGATAAGGGTTTCTCACAGTTTGTATATTTCTTGCTATTTGATGAGGCAGAGTGGATCTGCTACATCCTAAGCCACatgcatgatgaattcatatggcttgatagaccCCACACAATTACCAAGCAAGTGATCCATACTGTAACTAGTTTAGCTGAAACCAGTGATGTGCCTAACCTAAGAAAGGTTTCAAATGACACCATCATAGCTGCCATTGGatcaaagtttgacaatagagccatgactataaatgatattttggagaatgatgtaaaGTTTTCTTCAATGGTATTCAAATACAAGGTCTACCAGTCCAACTGGCACAACTCTATCTCTGGTACCTCCATCTACTCCGCATATCAaatgctcaaagaagataagaggtatgatttgTGCACAACACTTCTAA is a genomic window of Cryptomeria japonica chromosome 7, Sugi_1.0, whole genome shotgun sequence containing:
- the LOC131030405 gene encoding probable membrane-associated kinase regulator 4, giving the protein MEIANVAMECVDSACMTPILGWQSPRISFCQDITGDRFSLERRRREEVVNYSTDFEFCMLQSDADPTIFGQTMLTADELFLNGKLLPLHIPPQILHQEMDDATPNAAAEPEPKPETKIETTETIQIVNLEDAKSSAEFGSNKVPVSPRSPKLSHRWKEIFKIGKLQVSTSREDEHQETKKGAKKESYKSGFALKQPLSPRSIWPFSRSSSAGDAKVNSAYCSLASSRSNSAGDSNYKPKASSAPCSRSNSGGDSKLKARNASSSKIHTDFNTKPVRMFSNSITSSLSSNSVASEPVDFSVASTQQETCPLPSSGIPPVSTTEESKKSLESMSKLGVVSDVGSPERTNPWSAKKKNGRTKSKEKRSPNKTSTDGVQGSISTRNKGCASPGRTLRTRSPSGNYGRGSPVRIIGRSGTINGSPGRVGSGKFMIKNLERCTANSNKSVKSQDSVWPGRQKEVLNTTDRGGSYSNGVRVLNVPVCMTHPRLGRASNNRLFNFRSLFARKEKECSLVN